The sequence below is a genomic window from Xyrauchen texanus isolate HMW12.3.18 chromosome 46, RBS_HiC_50CHRs, whole genome shotgun sequence.
GCGAGCGGCGTTCAATGCTCAGGCTTTTCTCTCGCGAGGAAGGACGCCATTATCGGAATCCACACAAACAACACGAGAATTCATCATTCACACGGTAATATAAACCATTTTGACACGCGACACCTCTTGCTCTCCGCGCGATCACGAAATATCGCGCTGCGCAATAAAGAAATACACTTTAAATGCAGTTTTGTATcaaatgtctcttgtatgctatGAAGTGCAGAAATGCGGCCTAGAAGCATTTCACTGCTGTGTTGAATGTCTTTCTACTGTTGGTTAGCAGGCGCGAGCTAACAGGCTACACGAGCCTGTTAGCTTCAGTGTGCCAGCGGACCCAAATAAATCACTGACTGATATATTGCATATGAACGAAAGCTATTTAATGgcttattttaaatgtttgaaaacgGGATGTATTTCAGCCTTTCTTCTGTTCTAATATTGAATGGTTAACTAGAACTGAACATTGAACGTTGCTGAGTATTGCGTCTATCGTGTTACCACAGCAgtactttttttcttcaaatttacTGCTTTAATAGCAATTAAGTTCACTTTAAAATCAGGGTCCCCACGCCATAAAAAAACTTGGAAATATaagtttaaaaatagtttttaagtTGTGCTTTCCAggattggatttttatttttttgtaaattagtaACATCTTAAAAAGTTATGACATTTCCATAGtggaaatgtaatgttttatagTTAGCCTAAGCTCAAATAGAACATATTCTATATCTATCTATTGGCTTAATTTATTATGTACTATAATTttgtaagttcatttttttttaatttttttttttgttattgtccaATATTCACAAACAACTGTAAAAGTCAAGGCATTGGTGCCGTTCAAAAATTAGTTTTGCCCATTGAGGTGCCAAATTTGCCCTGGGGCATTATTTACCTTAATGAAAGCTTTTTTTGTCtaactatataaataaatgctttttgtcattttttttatgttgaatacttaaatttaatcatttaattaatgtacattttcaatCTGGAacctataatataatatttaaggtGCGCTCAGTAATGTTTTGAAGGATGTCAaagtggcttacactgacacttagtgGCCTGGATGatgcatcattcaaacagtaGTTTTCTGTTACCAATGCCATAGTAGAaatgcacagtaaaccaggattaatttgatcaattaatgaatgaatgaaagtgtccaacaacagggcagttactgagattaagcaagtagtattcagattGTCCTGTGATGTAaatatggctgcccccatgatgcacccctgccccatgtagaataaaatagcttttataacaTTACTGAAATtattgaactcttcatctcagttgagtggtcatgattttaaacatatgtttcaaaattattatttttttctttagaagtaaaacttctTAAATGAGGGAAAAATTTACTGTGCAAATCTTTTActtaaataaaaacaagaaaatagTCTTTAACTAGGCCTAAatatagaatatataaatatatacactggtggccaaatgtttggaataatgtacagattttgctcttatgaaataaagaaattgttacttttattcaccaaattggctttcaacttatcacaatgtatagccaggacataaataatgtgcaaaattacttatacaatttgaaaaaaaaaattcagaacttcttaaactacttcaaagagttctcataaaaaaaatcctccacgtgcagcaatgacatctttattgatccttggcattctagctgtcagtttgtccagatacacagatgacatttcaccccacacttcctgtagcacttgccatatatgtggctgtcttgtcgggcacttctcacgcaccttacagtctaactgatcccacaaaagctcaatgtggtttagatccataacactcttttccaattatcggtTGTCTaatttctgtgtttctttgcccactctaacctttttttttttctgtttcaaaagtggctttttctttgcaattcttcccataatgcctgcacccctgagtcttctctttactgttgtacatgaaactggtgttgagcgggtagaattcaatgaagctgtcagctgaggacatgtgaggcgtctatttctcaaactagaggctctgatgtacatattctcttgtttagttgtacatctgaccttccacatctctttttgtccttgttagagacagttgtcctttatctttgaagactgtggtgtacacctttgtatgaaatcttcagttttctggcaatttcaaacattgtaaagccttcattcctcaaaacaatgattgactgatgagtttctagaaaaatctgtttcttttttgccatttttgacctaatatttaccttaagacacgcttgtctattgcatactgtggcaactcaaaaacaaacacaaagacaacgttaagcttcatttaatgaaccaaatagctttcagctgtgtttgatataatgacaagtgatttcaTAGtcccaaatgatcaatttagcatgattactcaaggataaggtgttggagtgatggttgctgtctagatttgataaaaaaaataaatttttcaaatagtgatggtgctgtttttacatcttACTTTGtgaatttccttcagaaacagctaagtctgtacattattccaaacttctggccaccagtgtatacatacattttaaaagtcaatTTATGTCTAGGCACATACCTTAATGTCTTGAAACTATATGAAAAGCTGTAGAACATTTCCTCTTTTATTCCCAGGAAGAAAAAATATACAGTTAATTTAACACCCATTGACCATTTGCTACAACTTGTACCAGTAGTTGAAAAAGAAAGGGTTATGAATCAAACTATGAACATGCATTTAATCTGGTGTTGGTTTAATTATATCTTTCTGAAATGCAGATATAAATGATGTCAGAGCAAGATTTGGTGGAGATAGTCCAGATTGCAGTGGCAGATTTGAATCACGAGGGTCACCAAGCAGGTGAGTCCTTCCCATGCCCATGGGTTTTTGTTTGATAAGACAAGTTTTAATATCGCAAAGGTGAATTTCtgcccgtatgactttcttcacaaaaggagatgtctgcATTTccataacattttcttttgtctaccacagaagaaagaaagtcataggggtctggaataacatgagggtgagtaaatgatgatagaattttcatttttggccatACTATTCCTTTACATTAGATGTCCTGGAGAATAATGAAGAAGCTGATCAACCTGGGAGAAAACGAGCAAGGATGGACTGTAATCAAGAGACATCAATTAAGGTAtcaaattaacattaacagaGGTTATCCTGTCATGCTACACAGAATATAAAGGACTTACTCTAGGATGGAAACTTATCACAGCCTTTATTTCTTCTAACTCCACACTCACAGTCACTGCTGGTATCCATCAGTCAGGCTATCTGCGAGCGGCTTGACAGCATGGAGGCTAAACTGCAGGCTCTAGAGGCCACTTGTCGAGGGTTAGTGGAGAAACTGGACATAGTTATGGGGAAGAACCCAGCAATGATCCAGGTACCTATGGTGGCTGGGTCCCCATTTGGAGCCACTCAGACTTGCGACAAAGTACGTTGGTGAGTGGACTAAAGATAATGCCGGTTTGATTTAAGAAGTAACATATTATTTATCAGGTAAACGTTTTACTTGTTTAATAAAGGTAGAAATGTATTATACCCTTTCAGTGTTGTTCCCCAGACAAATGTCGTAGTTAGTGGAGAAAAGCAAAAGATGCCACGGGAGGAGACAACACCACGTACCTCCGACTCTTTAGAGAACTTACTGAGCAAGTGAGAGAAAATGAAAGATATTCTCTGTTCTGTAAAATTTTTGGGGTTTAAGTTATTCAATAGGGGAATATTCTTCTATTTAAAAGGGGAAAATTTAGTTTGAAAATGCCAAATGTAGTAGATTTTGCTTAGTGGCAATCCTTGGTGTAATAGAACTTTATTTTTTGCTGCAGTACTGTTGGGCGGGGAAGACAGAAAACCATTGTGCTGAAGGTTCCAGTCCAGGAAGAGATTCAGGAGGACCAGGAAAGCGGTTCTGAAACGAGCGATTCGGTGTCCAACAGCGGCCAGCCATCATCTCAGAATGCCAACAATGTGACGCTCATCACTCTGAATTCGGAGGGTAAGATTCAGAAGAGGATTGGGTTTTGTCTTAAAATCTTAGTGACAAGCACATTTTTCTACCCTGTGTTAGTGGGTTTCCTATTGAATCAGGAAGCTGGGTTTGACAAAGGGCTTGTCACTCTCTTTTAAATAGCAAAAAGCCCTTAGTTAACGTCACAGTGGAATCAGGGGAATGTCCGTAGCACAAACGGTGCAGGACAAGTTGCATGCCAAAgttgaaaaagaaacaaattctTAAAGCAAGTATTAATAGTAGTAATAGTGACGAACTTAGAAATACAAGAAAAACATATTGGTAACACTTAAGGTTGTAagtgttaacattagtaaacattaaataacaatgatcaccacttttacagcatttagttcatgttaatgtcaacatatagtaatagatttgtaacattaaaagttgtaaatGTAAGTCGTTACGTCAAGTTGTATTTGtcaatgcattataaactaacacTAACTAGCAATGAactattttttacagcatttattaatcttggtttaagATAAATTATGCAAAGTTGTATTATAAACTAGCATGAATTAGCCATGAACAATTGTATATtttcaaattaacattaaccagattaatgaatgctgtaaaaaagTCCTtgcttgtctgtgtttgtttataatgCAGTAACTAATACAACTTAATGCAAAGTAACTTAcgcatacaacttttaatgttaaaaatgtataggtatatgttgaaatgaaaattaaccaagattaataaatgctgtaatataatattgttcattgttagtttgtgttagtttataatacattaactaatacaatttaacataacctaaatatacaacttttaatgataaaaatctaatagtatatgttgaaatctaatagtatatgttgaaattaatgaagataaataaatgctgccaAAAATGATTGTTTATTGCTAGTTTGTgttacattataatgcattaactaatacaacAACTTAATGTCATTTACGTATACAACCTagaatatgttgaaattaacagtcAAGAATAGgctaataaatgctgttaaaatcaTTGGTTATTTTTTGTTCGTGTATGTAATACTTTGACTAAATACATTGtaacataatttaatttacataaaacaaccaagattaataaatgctgtaaaatagtaCTGTTCATTGCTAATTAgtgttagtttataatgcattaactaatagcctacaaattaaCGTAACTTAACTTACATATACAACTTTAATgtcagaaatgtattaatatatgttgaaattaactttagctgagattaataaatgtttaaacaaattaTTGTTCACTCATAGTTTCATCATGCATTAGCTAATACAACTACTTACTGTAATTTACATAtactttttatgttaaaattattgtttattgttagtttttgttaattctgtcgcctcacagcaagaaggtcctgggttcgagtcctggcttaactgggcctttctgtgtggagtttgcattttCTCCCCATGTTCACGTGGGTTTCCTTCGGGTGCTCCAGGTTTCCCCCACAAGACCAAAAACATGCAGGCTAAGTGAATTGGAGACCCAATTGCCCCGTGGGCATTAGTGAGATTCCCTCAGCCACTAGGGGTTGCATCAAGAAGGGCATCCcgcataaaacctgtgccaagtcaaatatgcgaaTCATGGATGATCCGCTGTGGCGAATTCTAATGCGCAcagccaaaagaagaagaaaaagatttcagctctgcaggttcatacaatgcaagtgaatggtgaccagaaccccaaaagcaccaaaaatcaaataaagtcatcataaaagtaatccaaacaactccagtggtttaataaatgtcccctgaagcgatccagttggttttgggtgagaacagaacaaaatgttactcctttttcactgtacatcttgacagcagtctcctagTCGATCATAAGGTCAAGCTCAGTTACACTTCCTAttgcaccatctagtgctctgcacatgcttcaagcactaggaagtgaaatcaagcttgaaatcatgatcgtctaGGAGACTGCTGAgagtaaatattgagagaattaaaatttttgtgtgaactatccctttaaaaatgttttagaatatgttgaaattaacattagccaagatttaaaatgctgttaaaatgattttttcttagttgtgttagttcataatgcaatgACTAATACATTGTAATGTAACTTATGTATACAActtataatgttaaaaatgtatagatatatgttgaaatttacaGAAACcaggattaataaatgctgtaaaaatatttatctttgttagttcataataattaatgtatttactAATCTTAACTAATAGAACCTTCTTGTAATGTATTACcaacatatttttatataaagtcAGGCATAGTCATGCTTTTGTTACAATTCTGGATAGAATGTTTCTCAAGACAATTTGATTAATAATTAGAATTTGTTTTGGCAATTCACTACTTTTTAGTTATGTAGCAGGttactcctggacacataataatgCATGTCACATCAACAACCCCTATGTCTGGTGTAATACATCTGGCCGTCCGTGATTCAGGGCTATGTTGTTTGGAGGTCTGGGATTAAAGACTTTGTTTTGATTGCTTAACTTCTGCTTTTGCTTATCTCATTTGTTGACTGGTCTGTTTTAAAGTGGCGTCTGGGTCAGCTTGGTTAGTTCAAAGACTACTCTATAAATATTCATGTAAATTTGCAGCTGTTTGTCATGACATTTAGTCAGTGAATAGCTACATTTGGTTCATATAAAGCAtcacttttgttttgttgtgccAAATTTCCCCCATTTTTCCTTCCTTTTCcaatttattaaagggatagttcactcaaaaatggaaattctgtaatTGTTTAATCTCGCTCATGTTAATTAATGCAAACCTATATGATTTTAAAAAAGCCAGAAAATTTTCTGTGCCATTGTTGCAACTTGCAATTGCTTTAAATCAACTGACGTCATGGTGATTTAAGTGGATGTCGAGGAACCACATGTGTATATTAATTCATCACATTAACCATGGACATGatccactaatgtttgacaatCAGAAAGTGTAAAACTACTTTTTGTCTTCTTCATTTTGAATGACCagtctattgttttatcatttaaagccTCACAAACCTCTTTTGATCAAATGTTttacttgaaaagtgtgcttgttctCTTTCTTTAAACTAAATGTCACTTGAATTGGTATTTATGcatctaatgcaatggcatttaTACATTATTAAATGTGTCTTAAGTATCCCATTACTTTTTGAGGCCAAGGTATAAGCAAAGTAATGTTTTGCATGTacttgaaatataaatatttaactgaaagataaattaaaatattttcaaatacaaaatatgcAAAGTCACAATATTTTGTCTTGAGAGTACTTATAATGAAAAACCCTTCATGGATATGTACAATTTATGTGACGAAGAAATGTAACTGTCTCACTCACTGGTATTTGTATAGGACATATTGTACGTAGCTTCAACGTTTTCAGCCATGCCAACATTTCTATCCAAATAAAGATTTTTGCTAAGTGTAACCAGATTTATGTAACTCTAAGTTTTGGTTTGGAAACCAGTGATGGCCACTAAGGGTCACTCTTGCATTTACTGTGAGTGTCGGATGACCTTTCTTTTCAGTGTATGAGAATCCAGGACCACAACCACCATGGATATCAAGAGGGATGTATTTACCCCAATATTTGATTTAGTGGCTGACTAATATGATTAAAAACCATGGCAGTTTCTTAGCCTACTACATTTGGTCTCCCATATCCTGAATTTGTACGATCTTGTgagaatttgatcattttccagaAATGTTTTATTAGTGCCCaacaataagtattttgtctGCAGGCCTGGTTGGGCCAATATTTTGACAACCTCAGCTACATCATCATGCAAGATAGTGTTACCTTGTTGACCAATTTCAATCAGCAGAATTTGCAACAACAATGTAACATCATGGGAATACTAAGGTTtatgttaaatattattattgtcctTCCAAACTCGCAGCCATTCATTCAGTTGCTACCTTAGTTACCAGTTCATCTTTCTCCTGTCTCTATAGAGGACTACCCAACAGGGACATGGCTGGGTGATGAAAACAATCCAGAGATGCGTGTGCGCTGCCCTGTGTCTCCAGCCGACATGCTGCACATCAGTACTAACTGCCGTACAGCGGAAAAGATGGCTCTGACGCTGCTCGACTACCTTTTCCACCGTGAGGTGCAAGCCGTCTCCAACCTCTCTGGTCTGGGCAAACATGGCAAGAAACAGCTGGACCCGCTCATGATCTATGGCATTCGATGTGAGTCACAAAGACGCAACAAGAAATAGCCAGTGGCTAAAGATGAAATTCAGTCTgattttttgtatgtattgaaATGTCTTACTTTATTATAAGTTTTCCTAAATATGCTTGCCATCTTTTGTAATCACTGTATGATAATTGTGTAAAAGcaaggtttaaaagcagaaaacaTAACAGGAACTTACCAACCTAGCTAGTTTCCTTACTTTTCCAGTTTCCTTTCTATCTTCCAAGCTTTCCTTACTTCCTTCGGGGCTTTCATCCTTCATACTTCCCTTCCTTTCGAGTTTCTTTTACTGTCTTTAAATTGTTCTTCCTTCTTTCTGAGCTTCTTTCCTTTCTAATGTCCTTCCTTCGGTGTTTCCTTACTTCATCTGAGCTTCCTTTCTTGCTTTGTGGCTAGTGTCCTTACATTTCCTTCTGAGTTACCTTACTTCTTTCCgatcttccttccttcctgcctTCCTTTCAAGTGTCCTTACATCATTCTGAGTTTCGTACCATTCAAGATTCTTTtacttttcaagtttttttttttacttctttctgagcatcctttcttccttcctatcTTTCTAGTGGCCTTAATTCCTTCTGTGTTTCTTTACTTCCTTCCAAGCTTCCTTCATTCCTTTCCTGCTTCCTTCCTTTCAAGTGTCCTTACTTCCTTCTGTGTTTCCTTACTACTCTCTGAGTTTCCTTACTTTCCTTTTGCGCTTCCTtccttctgatttttttttatacttccTTTTAAGTTTTCTTACTCTTTTCTGAGGGTCCTTACTAACCTCTAAGCTTCCTTCCTTTCTAGTTTACCTTCTTTTGGGGTTTCTTACCTCCTTTCATATGTCCTAAATTCCTTTTGTGC
It includes:
- the LOC127638452 gene encoding protein BANP isoform X1, with protein sequence MMSEQDLVEIVQIAVADLNHEGHQADVLENNEEADQPGRKRARMDCNQETSIKSLLVSISQAICERLDSMEAKLQALEATCRGLVEKLDIVMGKNPAMIQVPMVAGSPFGATQTCDKVRCVVPQTNVVVSGEKQKMPREETTPRTSDSLENLLSNTVGRGRQKTIVLKVPVQEEIQEDQESGSETSDSVSNSGQPSSQNANNVTLITLNSEEDYPTGTWLGDENNPEMRVRCPVSPADMLHISTNCRTAEKMALTLLDYLFHREVQAVSNLSGLGKHGKKQLDPLMIYGIRCQLFHKFAITESDWYRIKQSIDSKCRTAWRRKQRGQSLAVKSFSRRTPASQNSSDGVSAAETSPIETSTQQALHYALAGAGQQVQIHRIGEDGQVQVIPQGHLHIAQVPQGEQVQITQDSEGNLQIHQVHVGQDGQVNVLRGPQLIAVASADGTSGVDASPLQANDIQVQYVQLGAVTDHTGTVQAEALTPALQAEIDVKETIQLQQTENGEVVQIQMPVNTVGT
- the LOC127638452 gene encoding protein BANP isoform X2, yielding MMSEQDLVEIVQIAVADLNHEGHQADVLENNEEADQPGRKRARMDCNQETSIKSLLVSISQAICERLDSMEAKLQALEATCRGLVEKLDIVMGKNPAMIQVPMVAGSPFGATQTCDKVRCVVPQTNVVVSGEKQKMPREETTPRTSDSLENLLSNTVGRGRQKTIVLKVPVQEEIQEDQESGSETSDSVSNSGQPSSQNANNVTLITLNSEEDYPTGTWLGDENNPEMRVRCPVSPADMLHISTNCRTAEKMALTLLDYLFHREVQAVSNLSGLGKHGKKQLDPLMIYGIRCQLFHKFAITESDWYRIKQSIDSKCRTAWRRKQRGQSLAVKSFSRRTPASQNSSDGVSAAETSPIETSTQQALHYALAGAGQQVQIHRIGEDGQVQVIPQGHLHIAQVPQGEQVQITQDSEGNLQIHQVHVGQDGQVLRGPQLIAVASADGTSGVDASPLQANDIQVQYVQLGAVTDHTGTVQAEALTPALQAEIDVKETIQLQQTENGEVVQIQMPVNTVGT
- the LOC127638452 gene encoding protein BANP isoform X3 — its product is MDCNQETSIKSLLVSISQAICERLDSMEAKLQALEATCRGLVEKLDIVMGKNPAMIQVPMVAGSPFGATQTCDKVRCVVPQTNVVVSGEKQKMPREETTPRTSDSLENLLSNTVGRGRQKTIVLKVPVQEEIQEDQESGSETSDSVSNSGQPSSQNANNVTLITLNSEEDYPTGTWLGDENNPEMRVRCPVSPADMLHISTNCRTAEKMALTLLDYLFHREVQAVSNLSGLGKHGKKQLDPLMIYGIRCQLFHKFAITESDWYRIKQSIDSKCRTAWRRKQRGQSLAVKSFSRRTPASQNSSDGVSAAETSPIETSTQQALHYALAGAGQQVQIHRIGEDGQVQVIPQGHLHIAQVPQGEQVQITQDSEGNLQIHQVHVGQDGQVNVLRGPQLIAVASADGTSGVDASPLQANDIQVQYVQLGAVTDHTGTVQAEALTPALQAEIDVKETIQLQQTENGEVVQIQMPVNTVGT